A window from Acidobacteriota bacterium encodes these proteins:
- a CDS encoding 2-oxo acid dehydrogenase subunit E2, producing MPVEFRLPELGENVEKGDVVRVLVNVGDVVAQDQPVLELETDKATIEVPSSVAGRVTEVRVKPGDKVKVGQAVLALDADTGAAAETAPPAQAANAAAVDAPPAPAPAPAQPAAAAAPPPQAVAPADEAEPARPAARASVVDIMSARPAAPAERPEGPTLVPAAPSVRRYARELGVDIAQVSGSGPGGRIGQQDVRQHVREVFANGGPARAAALPDLGKWGEIEIVPMSNIRRKTAEHLSIGWQAPHVTQHDKADMTALETFRKHFGPRVEKAGAKLTVTVALVKIVAAALDRFPQFASSVDMARQSIVLRKYRHVGVAVDTPNGLLVPVIRDVNHKGLIEIAVELTDLAQRAQQKKLGLDEMSGGVFSVSNLGGLGGTAFTPLVNHPEVAILGVSRGSIEPVWQDGQFVPRQMMPLSLSYDHRVIDGADAVRFLRFIVEAIEQPLSMLL from the coding sequence ATGCCAGTTGAGTTCAGGCTTCCCGAGCTCGGGGAGAACGTCGAGAAGGGGGACGTCGTCCGCGTGCTCGTCAACGTCGGCGACGTCGTGGCGCAGGATCAGCCCGTGCTCGAGCTCGAAACCGACAAAGCCACCATCGAGGTGCCGTCGAGCGTCGCCGGCCGCGTCACGGAAGTGCGCGTGAAGCCAGGTGACAAGGTGAAAGTGGGGCAGGCAGTGCTCGCGCTCGACGCCGACACGGGAGCGGCCGCTGAGACCGCGCCGCCGGCGCAGGCGGCAAATGCCGCTGCTGTCGACGCGCCGCCGGCGCCCGCACCGGCTCCTGCGCAACCGGCAGCCGCCGCGGCGCCGCCACCTCAGGCCGTGGCGCCGGCCGATGAGGCCGAGCCGGCGCGCCCCGCGGCCCGTGCGTCGGTCGTCGACATCATGTCCGCCCGGCCTGCGGCGCCGGCGGAACGTCCGGAAGGCCCGACGCTCGTGCCTGCGGCGCCGTCGGTGCGCCGTTATGCCCGTGAGCTCGGCGTGGACATCGCCCAGGTGAGCGGCAGCGGGCCAGGAGGTCGCATCGGCCAGCAGGACGTCCGGCAGCACGTGCGCGAGGTCTTCGCCAACGGCGGGCCGGCGCGCGCCGCGGCGCTGCCCGATCTCGGCAAGTGGGGCGAGATCGAGATCGTGCCGATGTCGAACATCCGCCGGAAGACGGCGGAGCACTTGTCGATCGGCTGGCAGGCGCCACACGTCACGCAGCACGACAAGGCCGACATGACGGCGCTCGAGACGTTCCGCAAGCACTTCGGACCACGCGTCGAGAAGGCGGGCGCGAAGCTCACCGTCACGGTCGCCCTCGTGAAGATCGTCGCGGCGGCGCTCGACCGGTTCCCGCAGTTCGCCTCGTCGGTCGACATGGCTCGGCAGAGCATCGTCCTCCGCAAGTACCGTCACGTCGGCGTCGCCGTCGATACGCCGAACGGTTTGCTCGTGCCGGTGATCCGCGACGTCAACCACAAGGGGCTGATCGAGATTGCGGTCGAGCTGACCGATCTGGCGCAGCGGGCCCAACAGAAGAAGCTCGGTCTCGACGAGATGAGCGGCGGCGTGTTCTCCGTCAGCAACCTCGGCGGGCTCGGCGGCACCGCGTTCACGCCGCTCGTGAACCATCCCGAAGTGGCGATCCTCGGCGTCTCGCGCGGCTCGATCGAGCCCGTCTGGCAGGACGGGCAGTTCGTGCCGCGCCAGATGATGCCGCTCTCCCTCTCTTACGATCACCGCGTCATCGATGGCGCGGATGCCGTGCGCTTCCTCCGCTTCATCGTCGAGGCCATCGAGCAGCCGCTGTCGATGCTGCTCTGA
- the lpdA gene encoding dihydrolipoyl dehydrogenase, translating into MSSAQLVVIGAGPGGYAAAFYAADMGMQVALVDTEPNPGGVCLYRGCIPSKALLHVAKLIGEAKHAAAWGVSFGAPAVDLAKLRGFKDQVVQKMTGGLAQVSKMRKIAYVQGRAAFKDARTLDIALASGGSETLTFEQAIVATGSRPAAVPALSIDSPRVMDSTGALDLPEVPGSLLVVGGGYIGLELGSVYAALGTKVTVVEMTAGLLPGADRDLVAVLQRRLEQTLHKILLNARVVEMKDTGSAVRVTIDGDGLDAADREQTFDRVLVSVGRKPNSAVPGLEKTAVQVGDRGFITVDASMRTHEPNIFAIGDVVGEPMLAHKASHEARVAVESALGHKAVFEPQAIPAVVFTDPELAWCGLTETEAKKQGRQVEVAKFPWAALGRAVAIDRPDGLTKLVIDPTSERVLGVGLVGSGAGELIAEGALAVEMAALATDLKLTIHPHPTLSETLMESAEVFFGHSTHVYRPKRPRP; encoded by the coding sequence ATGTCTTCAGCTCAACTGGTCGTTATCGGCGCCGGGCCCGGCGGCTACGCCGCGGCGTTCTATGCCGCGGACATGGGCATGCAGGTGGCGCTCGTCGACACCGAGCCGAATCCGGGCGGCGTCTGCCTCTACCGCGGGTGCATCCCCTCGAAGGCGCTCCTGCACGTCGCCAAGCTCATCGGCGAGGCGAAGCATGCCGCGGCGTGGGGCGTGTCGTTCGGCGCCCCCGCGGTCGACCTCGCCAAGCTTCGCGGGTTCAAGGATCAGGTCGTCCAGAAGATGACGGGCGGGCTGGCGCAGGTCAGTAAGATGCGCAAGATCGCCTACGTCCAGGGCCGTGCCGCGTTCAAGGACGCCCGCACGCTCGACATCGCGCTCGCGAGCGGCGGCAGCGAGACGTTGACGTTCGAGCAGGCGATCGTCGCCACCGGATCGCGTCCGGCCGCCGTGCCGGCGCTGTCGATCGACAGCCCGCGGGTGATGGACTCGACCGGCGCGCTCGATCTGCCCGAGGTTCCCGGCAGCCTTCTCGTCGTCGGTGGCGGCTACATCGGTCTCGAGCTCGGGTCCGTGTACGCCGCGCTCGGCACGAAGGTGACGGTCGTCGAGATGACGGCCGGGCTCCTGCCGGGCGCGGATCGCGATCTCGTGGCCGTCCTTCAGCGCCGGCTCGAGCAGACGCTGCACAAGATCCTGCTCAACGCGCGCGTCGTCGAGATGAAGGACACCGGCAGCGCCGTGCGCGTCACGATCGACGGCGACGGGCTGGACGCGGCCGACAGGGAGCAGACGTTCGACCGCGTGCTCGTGTCCGTCGGCCGGAAGCCCAACTCGGCCGTGCCCGGGCTGGAGAAGACCGCCGTCCAGGTTGGCGATCGCGGGTTCATCACCGTGGACGCGTCCATGCGCACGCACGAGCCGAACATCTTCGCGATCGGCGATGTCGTCGGCGAGCCGATGCTCGCGCACAAGGCGTCGCACGAGGCGCGGGTCGCCGTCGAGTCGGCGCTCGGGCACAAGGCCGTCTTCGAGCCGCAGGCGATTCCGGCCGTCGTCTTCACGGACCCCGAACTCGCCTGGTGCGGCCTCACGGAGACGGAAGCGAAGAAGCAGGGCCGCCAGGTCGAGGTCGCGAAGTTTCCGTGGGCGGCGCTCGGCCGCGCGGTCGCGATCGACCGGCCGGATGGTCTGACGAAGCTCGTCATCGATCCCACGTCCGAACGGGTGCTCGGCGTCGGCCTGGTCGGATCGGGAGCCGGCGAGCTCATCGCCGAAGGCGCGCTCGCGGTCGAGATGGCCGCGCTCGCGACGGACCTGAAGCTCACGATCCATCCGCATCCGACCCTCTCCGAGACGCTGATGGAGTCCGCCGAGGTGTTCTTCGGCCACTCCACCCACGTGTACCGCCCGAAGCGGCCGCGGCCGTAG
- a CDS encoding DUF58 domain-containing protein: MKFDEGFLKKLEYLRLVSTRAFVGRDRADRLARMRGRGMEFADYRQYAPGDDIRHIDWKAYKRLNRLLLRLFDEEQDLPVYLFLDTSRSMGELRKFDQAKRVVAALAYIGLVHFDRVTILPFGETLARETAPGRGRNRIFSVFDRLEQLEAGGPTDLHESLRQFTARPYRRGLAIVVSDFLDPAGFESGLRLLTGAGHDVFVVHVVSSAERDLEAMGSVRFVDAESGEYRDVDVTPGLAKAYADAWSAYADAIEAFCDRYRLVYVRASADEPFEDIVLTAFREGGLVA; encoded by the coding sequence ATGAAGTTCGACGAAGGCTTCCTCAAGAAGCTGGAGTATCTGCGGCTCGTGTCGACGCGCGCGTTCGTCGGGCGCGACCGCGCCGACCGCCTGGCGCGCATGCGCGGCCGCGGCATGGAGTTCGCGGACTATCGCCAGTACGCGCCCGGCGACGACATCCGGCACATCGACTGGAAGGCCTACAAGCGGCTGAACCGGCTGTTGTTGCGGCTCTTCGACGAGGAGCAGGACCTGCCCGTCTATCTCTTCCTCGATACGAGCCGGTCGATGGGGGAGCTGCGCAAGTTCGACCAGGCGAAACGCGTCGTGGCTGCGCTCGCCTACATCGGCCTCGTGCACTTCGATCGTGTGACGATCCTGCCGTTCGGCGAGACGTTGGCCCGCGAGACGGCGCCAGGCCGCGGCCGCAACCGGATCTTCTCGGTGTTCGATCGTCTGGAACAGCTCGAGGCCGGCGGGCCGACCGACCTGCACGAGAGCCTGCGCCAGTTCACGGCGCGGCCCTACCGTCGCGGCCTCGCGATCGTCGTGTCCGACTTCCTCGATCCGGCCGGGTTCGAATCGGGCCTGCGGCTGCTCACCGGCGCCGGGCACGACGTGTTCGTCGTTCACGTGGTTTCGTCCGCGGAGCGCGACCTCGAGGCCATGGGCAGCGTGCGCTTCGTCGACGCCGAGTCGGGCGAGTACCGCGACGTGGACGTGACGCCAGGCCTGGCGAAAGCCTACGCCGACGCTTGGAGCGCGTACGCCGATGCCATCGAAGCGTTCTGCGATCGCTATCGGCTCGTCTACGTCCGGGCGAGCGCCGACGAGCCGTTCGAGGACATCGTGCTGACCGCCTTCCGCGAGGGAGGGCTCGTCGCATGA
- a CDS encoding MoxR family ATPase: MTATAVAQHIDQFREQFARITSEVGRRIVGHEDIVNHTVTSLLAGGHVLLEGIPGVGKTSLVHTLADVLHLKFSRIQFTPDLMPADIVGTHIVQEHPHGGTFFEFQPGPIFANVILADEINRATPKTQSALLEAMQDVSVTVGKTTFQLEQPFLVLATQNPIEMEGTYPLPEAQMDRFFFKLKVEYPSEESMHEILDRTTQPSDVSVARVVDGPQIMAMRQVARSVPIARPVQAYAIRLTLGTHPDSPYATPLVKKYVRYGASPRAAQALVLAAKIHALRHGQAFVSVDDLRAVSLPALRHRVLLNFEGEAERIDTDLLVKELVASVQA, from the coding sequence TTGACTGCCACCGCCGTCGCCCAGCACATCGATCAGTTCCGCGAGCAGTTCGCCCGTATCACCTCCGAAGTCGGCCGCCGCATCGTCGGGCACGAGGACATCGTGAACCACACGGTCACGAGCCTGCTGGCCGGCGGGCACGTGCTGCTCGAGGGCATCCCCGGCGTGGGCAAGACGAGCCTGGTGCACACGCTGGCCGACGTGCTGCACCTGAAGTTCTCGCGAATTCAGTTCACGCCCGATCTGATGCCAGCCGACATCGTCGGCACACACATCGTCCAGGAGCATCCGCACGGCGGCACGTTCTTCGAGTTCCAGCCGGGGCCGATCTTCGCGAACGTCATCCTCGCCGACGAGATCAATCGCGCCACGCCGAAGACGCAGTCGGCCCTCCTCGAAGCCATGCAGGACGTCAGCGTCACCGTCGGCAAGACGACGTTCCAGCTCGAGCAGCCGTTCCTCGTGCTCGCCACGCAGAACCCGATCGAGATGGAGGGTACGTATCCACTGCCCGAAGCGCAGATGGATCGCTTCTTCTTCAAGCTGAAGGTCGAGTACCCCTCCGAGGAGTCCATGCACGAGATCCTCGACCGGACGACGCAGCCGAGCGACGTGTCGGTCGCGCGCGTGGTGGACGGCCCGCAGATCATGGCCATGCGTCAGGTCGCGCGCTCGGTGCCGATCGCCCGGCCCGTGCAGGCTTACGCGATCCGGCTGACGCTCGGCACGCATCCGGATTCGCCGTATGCGACGCCGCTCGTCAAGAAGTACGTGCGTTACGGCGCGAGCCCCCGCGCCGCGCAGGCGCTGGTGCTCGCCGCCAAGATCCATGCGCTCAGGCACGGCCAGGCCTTCGTGTCCGTCGACGACCTGCGCGCGGTCTCGCTGCCGGCCCTCCGGCACCGCGTCCTGCTCAACTTCGAAGGGGAGGCGGAGCGGATCGACACCGACCTGCTGGTGAAGGAGCTGGTCGCGTCGGTGCAGGCCTGA
- a CDS encoding VWA domain-containing protein, which translates to MTVTLAAPGALWLLLVVPIVWAALRFGRTNFNAKQRVLQAAVRSLLLALLVSALARPVVSTASSRQAIVYVVDVSHSIASRAIVEAAARIDALNAAAKPDAFRIVAFGSGTRVLDGTQALRAVASVDAAGEVDDIGRAGSDLERALSQARAELPPGHRARIVLFSDGHETSGDVHAAALRLAAEGVPVSVEPLEVRDLGDAWVDGIDVPDLVPAGGAAALTAIIGSQRDAADATIELRDAGRVLATARTALRAGSNEVPLGATFEAAGSHVVEVSLRVAGDPLAANNRLSREVLVQPRVKVLYVEGAPASATYLQGALDQGGFDVTVQPPSALPTGADALDAWDAVILSDVPRTAVPDAAMSALSAWVEREGGGVLVAGGESVFGENAESGPPGYRHTELERMLPVTFERKDEPDVALVIVLDKSWSMNGRVMELCKAAAQAAVDALTDRQTVGILTFDDRYAWDVTPRNVGQHRDEIRKAITAIQPGGDTLIYPAVEQAYLMLVKTKASAKHVVLLSDGRSYPDDYEGLVKKMVDAGITVSSIAVGPAADAALLSNIAKWGNGRPYVVQDASEVTQIFVKEARTAMSAFEEGEAIVPVVKARSVLSRVDLSDVPALRGRTAMVLKDTATEVLATRRDDPILAFWPFGLGRTAVFASDVKDRWAAAWVRWRGYGPFFSAVVRAVARQHLEPLSIELREGAVRNNARALGVAVEARDAAGRYRDLLQPVVHVQADDGAQVNVSARQVAPGRYEGTVIAIADRPLTISLAGMDPSTASPVRHIVPDLDAEYRLRPPDEALLRAVASATGGTFRPRAVDLTGQGRGDQRARRALWPVLVVTALGLWMADVWLRRIRLFEGRTA; encoded by the coding sequence ATGACGGTGACGCTGGCCGCGCCGGGCGCGTTGTGGCTGCTGCTCGTCGTTCCGATCGTCTGGGCGGCGCTGCGGTTCGGCCGCACCAATTTCAACGCGAAACAGCGCGTGCTCCAGGCCGCCGTCCGATCGCTGCTCCTCGCGCTGCTCGTTTCTGCGCTGGCCCGGCCCGTCGTGTCGACGGCGTCCTCGCGCCAGGCGATCGTCTACGTCGTCGACGTGTCGCACAGCATCGCGAGCCGCGCGATCGTCGAGGCCGCCGCGCGCATCGACGCGCTGAACGCGGCCGCGAAGCCCGATGCGTTCAGGATCGTGGCGTTCGGCAGCGGGACCCGCGTGCTCGACGGGACGCAGGCGCTGAGGGCGGTCGCGAGCGTCGACGCTGCTGGCGAGGTGGATGACATCGGCCGGGCCGGGTCGGATCTCGAACGCGCGCTGTCGCAGGCGCGCGCCGAGCTGCCGCCAGGGCATCGGGCGCGCATCGTGCTCTTCTCGGACGGTCACGAGACGAGCGGCGACGTGCACGCGGCGGCGCTCCGGCTCGCCGCCGAGGGTGTGCCCGTGTCGGTCGAGCCGCTCGAGGTCCGTGACCTCGGCGACGCATGGGTCGACGGGATCGACGTGCCCGACCTCGTTCCGGCCGGCGGCGCGGCGGCGCTGACGGCGATCATCGGGAGTCAGCGCGATGCCGCCGACGCGACGATCGAGTTGCGTGACGCGGGCCGGGTGCTGGCCACCGCGCGAACGGCCCTTCGTGCCGGGTCCAACGAGGTGCCGCTCGGCGCCACGTTCGAGGCGGCCGGATCGCACGTCGTCGAGGTCAGTCTCCGGGTGGCAGGCGATCCGCTCGCCGCCAACAATCGGCTCTCGCGCGAGGTGCTCGTGCAGCCGCGGGTCAAGGTGCTGTACGTCGAAGGGGCGCCAGCGAGCGCGACGTATCTCCAGGGCGCGCTCGATCAGGGCGGCTTCGACGTGACGGTCCAGCCGCCGTCGGCGCTGCCGACGGGCGCCGACGCGCTCGACGCGTGGGATGCGGTGATCCTGAGTGACGTGCCGAGAACCGCGGTGCCGGACGCGGCCATGAGCGCCTTGTCGGCATGGGTGGAGCGCGAGGGCGGCGGCGTCCTCGTGGCTGGCGGCGAGTCGGTGTTCGGCGAGAACGCCGAGAGCGGGCCGCCGGGATACCGGCACACGGAGCTCGAGCGGATGCTGCCCGTCACCTTCGAGCGCAAGGACGAGCCCGACGTCGCGCTCGTCATCGTGCTCGACAAGTCGTGGAGCATGAACGGCCGCGTGATGGAGCTGTGCAAGGCGGCAGCCCAAGCCGCGGTCGATGCGCTGACCGATCGCCAGACCGTGGGCATCCTCACGTTCGACGATCGCTACGCCTGGGACGTCACGCCGCGCAACGTCGGTCAGCATCGCGACGAAATCCGAAAGGCGATCACGGCCATCCAACCCGGCGGCGACACGCTGATCTACCCGGCGGTCGAGCAGGCCTACCTGATGCTGGTCAAGACGAAGGCCAGCGCGAAGCACGTCGTGCTGTTGTCGGACGGGCGGTCGTACCCCGACGATTACGAAGGGCTCGTCAAGAAGATGGTGGACGCCGGCATCACCGTCTCGTCGATCGCCGTCGGGCCGGCGGCCGACGCCGCGCTGCTGTCCAACATCGCGAAGTGGGGCAACGGCCGGCCCTATGTCGTTCAGGATGCGTCGGAGGTCACGCAGATCTTCGTCAAGGAAGCGCGAACGGCCATGTCGGCGTTCGAGGAAGGCGAAGCGATCGTGCCGGTGGTCAAGGCGCGCAGCGTGCTCAGCCGCGTCGACCTGTCTGACGTCCCGGCGCTGCGCGGCCGCACGGCCATGGTGCTGAAGGACACCGCCACCGAGGTCCTGGCCACCCGACGCGACGATCCGATCCTTGCGTTCTGGCCGTTCGGCCTCGGCCGAACCGCCGTCTTCGCATCGGACGTCAAGGATCGGTGGGCGGCCGCGTGGGTGCGCTGGCGCGGATATGGGCCCTTCTTCTCAGCGGTCGTGCGCGCGGTGGCGCGCCAGCACCTGGAGCCGCTGTCGATCGAGCTGCGAGAGGGCGCCGTGCGGAACAACGCGCGGGCGCTCGGCGTGGCCGTCGAGGCTCGCGATGCGGCCGGCCGCTACCGGGATCTGCTCCAGCCGGTGGTGCACGTACAGGCAGACGACGGCGCGCAGGTGAACGTGTCGGCCAGGCAGGTCGCGCCAGGCCGATACGAAGGCACCGTCATCGCGATCGCCGATCGGCCGCTGACCATCTCGCTCGCGGGGATGGATCCGTCGACTGCCTCGCCGGTCCGCCACATCGTCCCGGACCTCGACGCGGAGTACCGGCTGAGGCCGCCCGACGAGGCCCTGCTCCGCGCGGTCGCCTCGGCGACGGGCGGCACTTTCAGGCCACGTGCGGTCGACCTGACCGGCCAGGGGCGAGGGGACCAGCGCGCGCGGCGCGCGCTCTGGCCTGTGCTCGTCGTGACGGCGCTCGGACTGTGGATGGCGGACGTGTGGCTGCGAAGGATCAGGCTGTTCGAAGGGCGTACGGCTTAG
- a CDS encoding VWA domain-containing protein, with protein MTFAALSAWQAWTLIAVAGVAAALLFRMKVRPPRIVVPSLLLWRRVFDRAAALTWWERVRRVVSLAITVLVAVALAVAVGRPGPRVSASSRGRLLIVLDASWSMRARTSDGATRWAHAVSAARALAQAAGSEDVAIATTADGLVEGPTSDVALVATALDRLSPSGGDSGAWPSLEGVVATHFFTDGAVVRPRQPGVVVHSVFEPAPNVAITAFSARPATSSTAAPSAYLEVSNFATHAQDVRITVTRETAVLVDRRVTLAPGEVSREVVALTPDGGARLRAHVSAPDDALDVDDDAVSWLTLADPIAVTVVSDAPQPIGELLRHDPNIRATFKTPAAYSSADAGDVLIFDRWVPAQPPPRPALYIAPSTSPWLGRITTTEIAPRWTTLGTHAVLAGVDPLTLDIARARQYDGDGLQAIARSEQGTALLSVVDAGERRAVVIAFSLAESNLAAAPVFPVLIGNAIDWLARPAAGESREPGPMELPASTSRVVAPDGGVVPLVRAGDRAFATLRAQGFYLVETGGSRSVVGVNVGAPEIANLMRTSLSDDERRNGGALGLAGRPWWTSAVLLAILLLAVEWCTWQRRVTV; from the coding sequence ATGACGTTCGCGGCGCTGTCGGCCTGGCAGGCGTGGACGCTGATCGCCGTCGCCGGCGTGGCAGCCGCGCTGCTGTTCCGGATGAAGGTGCGTCCGCCGCGCATCGTCGTTCCGTCGCTGCTCCTCTGGCGGCGGGTGTTCGATCGGGCCGCGGCGCTCACCTGGTGGGAGCGCGTGCGCCGCGTCGTGTCGCTGGCCATCACGGTGCTCGTCGCGGTGGCGCTCGCCGTCGCCGTCGGCCGGCCGGGCCCGCGGGTGAGCGCCTCGAGCCGGGGACGGCTGCTGATCGTGCTCGACGCGTCCTGGTCGATGCGCGCGCGAACGTCGGACGGCGCGACGCGCTGGGCCCACGCCGTGTCGGCCGCGCGTGCGCTCGCGCAGGCGGCCGGCAGCGAGGACGTCGCCATCGCGACGACCGCCGATGGTCTGGTCGAAGGGCCGACGTCCGACGTCGCGCTGGTTGCGACCGCGCTCGATCGGCTCTCGCCGTCGGGCGGCGACAGCGGCGCCTGGCCGTCGCTCGAGGGCGTCGTCGCGACGCACTTCTTCACCGACGGCGCCGTCGTGCGTCCGCGGCAGCCCGGCGTGGTCGTGCACTCGGTGTTCGAACCGGCGCCGAACGTGGCCATCACGGCTTTCAGCGCGCGGCCGGCGACCTCGTCCACCGCCGCGCCCTCGGCCTATCTCGAAGTCTCGAACTTCGCGACCCATGCTCAGGACGTGCGGATCACGGTCACTCGCGAGACGGCCGTCCTGGTCGACCGTCGCGTGACGCTGGCGCCCGGCGAGGTCTCGCGGGAGGTGGTGGCGCTCACGCCGGACGGTGGCGCGCGCCTCCGGGCCCATGTGAGCGCGCCCGACGACGCGCTCGACGTCGACGATGACGCGGTGTCGTGGCTGACGCTGGCGGATCCGATTGCCGTCACGGTCGTGAGCGATGCCCCGCAGCCCATCGGCGAGCTGCTCCGGCACGACCCCAACATCCGCGCCACGTTCAAGACGCCGGCCGCCTACTCGTCGGCCGACGCGGGCGACGTCCTGATCTTCGATCGCTGGGTGCCGGCACAGCCGCCGCCGCGCCCAGCGCTGTACATCGCGCCGTCGACATCGCCATGGCTCGGACGCATCACGACGACCGAAATCGCGCCGAGATGGACGACGCTCGGCACGCACGCGGTGCTGGCCGGCGTCGATCCGCTGACGCTCGACATCGCGCGGGCGAGGCAGTACGACGGAGACGGCTTGCAGGCGATTGCCCGCTCCGAGCAGGGCACGGCGCTCTTGTCGGTCGTCGACGCGGGCGAGCGCCGTGCCGTCGTGATCGCGTTCAGCCTGGCCGAATCCAACCTGGCAGCGGCGCCGGTCTTCCCCGTGCTGATCGGCAACGCGATCGACTGGCTGGCACGGCCGGCCGCGGGCGAGTCGCGGGAACCTGGTCCGATGGAGCTGCCGGCGAGCACCTCTCGTGTCGTCGCACCCGACGGCGGCGTGGTGCCGCTCGTCCGCGCTGGCGATCGCGCGTTCGCGACCCTGCGCGCGCAGGGCTTCTATCTCGTCGAGACGGGAGGGTCGCGCAGCGTCGTCGGCGTGAACGTCGGGGCGCCGGAGATCGCGAATCTGATGCGGACGAGCCTGTCGGACGACGAGCGGCGCAATGGCGGCGCCCTCGGCCTCGCGGGACGGCCGTGGTGGACGTCGGCCGTCCTGCTCGCGATCCTGCTGCTCGCTGTCGAGTGGTGCACCTGGCAGCGCCGGGTGACGGTGTGA
- a CDS encoding uracil-DNA glycosylase yields the protein MISTLDTVREAIVGCERCPRLRRYCSEIGRTKRAAYRHATYWARPVPGFGDPAAVIAIVGLAPAAHGANRTGRNFTGDGPGGSGDFLMTALHANGLANQPYSRDADDGLRLETAWIAAAARCAPPDNKPSPGELRNCFSHLSNELGALLNVRVLVALGRIAFDACLRLAAERGYRASPRPVFEHGGVYRLGPDLTLLAAYHPSRQNTNTGRLTPAMLSSVFRTAVRLARTP from the coding sequence ATGATTTCGACGCTCGACACGGTGCGGGAGGCGATCGTCGGCTGCGAGCGATGCCCTCGCCTGCGCCGGTACTGCAGCGAGATCGGGCGCACGAAGCGCGCGGCGTACCGGCACGCCACCTACTGGGCGCGGCCCGTGCCGGGCTTCGGCGATCCCGCGGCGGTGATCGCGATCGTGGGGCTCGCGCCGGCCGCCCATGGCGCGAACCGCACGGGACGCAACTTCACGGGCGACGGCCCTGGAGGCTCAGGCGACTTCCTGATGACGGCACTCCACGCCAACGGCCTGGCGAACCAGCCTTACTCCCGCGATGCCGACGACGGGTTGCGGCTCGAGACAGCCTGGATCGCCGCCGCGGCTCGCTGCGCGCCTCCGGACAACAAGCCCTCGCCCGGCGAGCTCCGCAACTGCTTCTCGCATCTGAGCAACGAGCTTGGCGCGCTGCTCAACGTGCGCGTGCTCGTCGCGCTCGGACGCATCGCGTTCGACGCCTGCCTCCGTCTTGCGGCCGAGCGCGGCTATCGTGCTTCACCGCGGCCGGTCTTCGAGCACGGCGGCGTGTACCGGCTCGGCCCGGATCTCACGTTGCTCGCGGCCTACCATCCGAGCCGGCAGAACACGAACACCGGCCGGCTGACGCCAGCGATGCTCTCGAGCGTCTTCCGAACCGCCGTCAGGCTCGCGCGTACGCCGTGA
- the lipA gene encoding lipoyl synthase — MSDVAPLQFIRGRRVKDTTFAREPKPAWLKVRAPGSPNYLRLHELMRGLGLHTVCEEARCPNIGECWHHGTATFMILGDVCTRACAYCNVAHGTPAPLDPHEPENLARAVHTLGLSYVVVTSVDRDDLEDFGAGTFAATVRAIKEHRPSCRVEVLIPDFQGRAEALRTVLESRPDILNHNTETVPRLYRLARPGGRYTRALELLDRARQWAPDIPTKTGVMVGLGETWDELVEVFRDLHRVDCQILTIGQYLRPTLAHMAIARYYTPDEFAELERIALDLGFGHVESGPLVRSSYHAHEQAETYAART; from the coding sequence CCGCGTCAAGGACACCACCTTCGCCCGTGAGCCGAAGCCGGCGTGGCTGAAGGTTCGCGCGCCAGGATCGCCGAACTACCTGCGGCTGCACGAGCTGATGCGCGGGCTCGGGCTGCACACCGTCTGCGAGGAAGCCCGCTGTCCGAACATCGGCGAGTGCTGGCATCACGGTACGGCCACGTTCATGATCCTGGGCGACGTCTGCACGCGGGCGTGCGCGTACTGCAACGTCGCGCACGGCACGCCGGCGCCGCTCGATCCGCACGAGCCCGAGAACCTTGCCCGCGCCGTGCACACGCTCGGGCTCTCGTACGTCGTCGTCACGTCGGTCGACCGCGATGACCTCGAGGACTTCGGCGCCGGCACGTTCGCGGCCACGGTCAGGGCAATCAAGGAGCACCGGCCGTCCTGCCGGGTGGAGGTGCTGATTCCGGACTTCCAGGGCCGCGCCGAGGCGCTGCGTACGGTGCTCGAGTCGCGGCCCGACATCCTGAATCACAACACGGAGACGGTTCCGCGGCTCTACCGGCTCGCGCGCCCCGGCGGGCGGTACACCCGCGCGCTCGAGCTGCTCGATCGCGCCCGCCAGTGGGCGCCCGACATTCCGACCAAGACCGGCGTCATGGTCGGGCTCGGCGAGACCTGGGACGAGCTCGTAGAGGTCTTCCGCGATCTGCACCGTGTGGACTGCCAGATTCTGACGATCGGGCAGTACCTGCGGCCGACGCTCGCGCACATGGCGATCGCACGCTACTACACGCCCGACGAGTTCGCGGAGCTCGAGCGCATCGCGCTCGACCTCGGGTTCGGCCACGTCGAATCCGGGCCGCTCGTCAGGTCGTCCTACCACGCCCACGAACAGGCCGAGACGTACGCGGCGCGCACGTGA